Part of the Longimicrobium sp. genome is shown below.
CGCGTCCGGCGTGCCGGGGTCGATGCCGACGATCTGCGGGGCGAGGACGAAGGCCACGACGTTGGACTCCGTCCCCCGGTGCGGGAGCTCGGGATCGCCCAGCTGCATCAGGTGGATGACCTGCGCGCCCTGCACCCCGGCGCGCAGCCCGACCGGCAGCGTCACCCGCACCTCGGTGGGCGACAGGTCCGCCGCGGCGGGGGTGATCTCGTCGTCGCCCACGCGGACGCGCGTCTCCCCCTGCCCGCGCAGCCGCTGGCCGCGCAGCACGATGCGGCCGCCCGCCACGATCGGCTCCATCTCCCCCGTCTCGGCGAAGACGCGCTCTACCACGGGCTGCTGCAGCGGGACGACGTAGAGCCGCTTGTTGCGCACGGGGAGGGCGACGCGGGTGCTGCGGCGCGCGTCGATCAGGACGACGGAGGCGCGGTAGCAGGCGGTGGGGCGGTAGCGGGCCTGGAAGGCGGTCCAGAGCTTGGAGACCTCCTCGGTGCTCATTCCCTCGGGGGTGACCTTCACCACCTCCACCTGGTCGGCCAGGTCGGCGGCGGAGAGCGCCTGGAACGCGGTCGGCAGGGGCGACGCGTCGACGGGAGACGTGGGCGCCAGCGCGCGGCGGACGGCGTCGCGGGTCAGCAGCGGCGTCTCGTGCAGCATCTGCATCCCGTAGCCCAGCAGGATCTCCTGGTGCAGCTCGGTGGCGCCGTACGCGGTCAGCAGGTAGTGGAGATCGAGCGCCAGCGGGGGATTGCTCACCCGCGTCCCCCGGCTGTCGTAGGCGGGGAGGTCGGCGTTGCGCCACGCCGCGTTGGGGCTCACGTGGTAGAGGAACAGGTTCAGCCGCGTCTCCTCGCTTTCGCCCACCACGATGCGGTCGGGCGGAAGCGAGCTGACGGTGACGTTGCCCACGCTCGTGGTCAGGTCGTGGTCCACCACGCCGTTGTTCAGCAGGTCGCGCAGCACGGCCGTGACCGCGGCGATGGCCAGCGCGTTGCTCATGGCCGCCTCCGCGCGCTGTTGCGCAGGTAGTCGCCGAGCGAGGT
Proteins encoded:
- a CDS encoding DUF4255 domain-containing protein; translation: MSNALAIAAVTAVLRDLLNNGVVDHDLTTSVGNVTVSSLPPDRIVVGESEETRLNLFLYHVSPNAAWRNADLPAYDSRGTRVSNPPLALDLHYLLTAYGATELHQEILLGYGMQMLHETPLLTRDAVRRALAPTSPVDASPLPTAFQALSAADLADQVEVVKVTPEGMSTEEVSKLWTAFQARYRPTACYRASVVLIDARRSTRVALPVRNKRLYVVPLQQPVVERVFAETGEMEPIVAGGRIVLRGQRLRGQGETRVRVGDDEITPAAADLSPTEVRVTLPVGLRAGVQGAQVIHLMQLGDPELPHRGTESNVVAFVLAPQIVGIDPGTPDADGDGLLSGEFAIEVDPAIEQGQRVALILNETGAPSDRAPFAYTFAAPALADPADVTEIAIPFTRVEAGTYLARLMVDGAASPLEIDSNPASGTFNQYIGPEVTL